A window of the Fuscovulum sp. genome harbors these coding sequences:
- a CDS encoding bifunctional DNA primase/polymerase: MTSPYSLYSDTLRDNGYHVMPAMPGAKIPGSFQNGHWQPLNQWSKWCDDLPPEFIHTRWQDWPDAGICLAHGNVVGLDIDTDRKDVEAAALSAITPSPARKRGAKGWTGYYRAPASIHHSARVRWYDGEKVAVELLLHGTQSVLPPTIHPTTKKPYQWITPDTLESLSIDDLPQLPDDAVDRLDRAFAEIGLKRQAPRKAPVNGATIDPTAPDLEKPLGRSINDRAMEAIDKWWPDLNMPKSRNRGRPGFWEAVPYWRVSNSGRAPQDRNPNLRASPNGIVDFGADVTYTPASLVMVVRDCSYGAAAEWLMPYLRPEPGIDLANFHVPEVQSIPEPEPEPTPEPIPTKSPISPLTKYLDRPSTRPKPRTPTPVSPREFASLFPSDCPPFPIQDFHRDLSGLLRDLTIYIDEAANMRSEQGAFGAALAMLGTILSRKVEISETGLRTNIYVIGTAESGAGKSSAMNAMLRACDEFGVSDRMAGSDFTSGAAILREMDDGKPKLFSIDEFGDVIRRVLNPRAAAHERDIGRILKDMYSSASGVYRGKSYANQDRQDLIEPHLSLYGVSTHEAFWEGIDGKSFNDGLLARFISIPIGMTEPQTPSCGRYDLVADGIKAVCAAGQAKGNLAGAVDVPTPAKLDTVIFCRWMDDRAKYQRYSDHAAKESIPGAPSIINRICENGMKIAMINAAGRMPDAPIITDDDYDLGIAVAHWSAISMMCDIAKYYVENASHKNLKRVLEFIMQGGAKGRSKSEITRAMQGVFVNKTEGDNIISALKAAEQVVEVARQTQTKPVTAYVAAEFVRPD; the protein is encoded by the coding sequence ATGACCTCCCCCTATTCCCTCTACTCCGACACGCTGCGCGACAACGGCTATCACGTCATGCCGGCCATGCCGGGGGCGAAGATCCCCGGATCGTTCCAAAACGGCCATTGGCAACCGCTCAACCAATGGTCCAAGTGGTGCGACGATCTTCCGCCAGAGTTCATCCACACCCGCTGGCAGGATTGGCCCGACGCGGGCATCTGTCTGGCCCACGGCAACGTGGTCGGGCTGGATATCGACACCGACCGGAAAGACGTCGAGGCCGCAGCCCTTTCCGCCATCACTCCATCGCCAGCCCGTAAGCGGGGGGCAAAGGGCTGGACGGGCTATTACCGCGCCCCGGCATCGATCCACCATTCTGCCCGCGTCCGCTGGTATGACGGCGAAAAGGTGGCCGTCGAACTCTTGCTGCACGGCACACAATCCGTTCTGCCGCCAACCATCCATCCAACCACAAAGAAGCCTTATCAGTGGATCACGCCTGACACGCTGGAAAGCCTGTCCATAGATGACTTGCCGCAACTGCCTGACGATGCAGTTGACAGGCTGGATCGGGCTTTCGCCGAAATCGGCCTAAAGCGGCAAGCTCCGCGCAAAGCCCCCGTAAACGGGGCAACCATCGATCCGACCGCGCCCGATCTGGAAAAACCATTGGGCCGTTCGATCAATGACCGGGCAATGGAGGCAATCGATAAGTGGTGGCCTGACCTCAACATGCCAAAGAGCCGCAACCGGGGCCGCCCAGGCTTCTGGGAGGCTGTTCCCTATTGGCGCGTGTCAAACTCTGGCCGCGCCCCGCAAGACCGAAACCCCAATCTGCGGGCGTCCCCAAACGGCATCGTGGATTTTGGGGCGGACGTGACCTATACGCCCGCCAGCCTTGTGATGGTCGTAAGGGATTGCAGCTACGGCGCGGCGGCGGAATGGCTCATGCCGTATCTCAGGCCAGAGCCGGGGATTGATCTGGCGAATTTTCATGTTCCTGAGGTTCAATCCATTCCAGAACCAGAACCCGAACCCACACCAGAACCAATCCCAACCAAGTCACCCATATCACCCTTAACCAAATACCTTGATCGGCCATCAACGCGCCCAAAGCCAAGGACGCCAACCCCGGTATCACCAAGAGAGTTCGCATCCCTGTTTCCATCCGACTGCCCGCCATTCCCGATACAAGACTTCCATCGTGATCTGTCAGGCCTGTTGCGTGACCTGACGATCTACATCGACGAGGCGGCAAACATGCGATCAGAGCAGGGCGCTTTCGGAGCCGCACTGGCCATGCTTGGAACAATCCTCAGCCGCAAGGTGGAGATTTCCGAAACCGGACTGCGGACCAACATCTATGTGATCGGCACGGCTGAATCCGGCGCGGGCAAATCATCAGCTATGAACGCCATGCTGCGGGCCTGCGATGAGTTTGGCGTGTCCGACCGCATGGCAGGGTCAGACTTCACGTCAGGCGCGGCTATCCTGCGCGAGATGGATGACGGCAAGCCCAAGCTGTTCTCAATCGACGAGTTCGGGGACGTGATCCGGCGCGTCCTGAACCCCCGTGCCGCCGCTCATGAGCGCGATATCGGGCGCATCCTGAAGGACATGTATTCGTCAGCGTCCGGCGTCTATCGGGGCAAGTCCTACGCCAACCAAGACAGGCAAGACCTGATCGAGCCGCATCTGTCGCTTTACGGCGTATCCACGCATGAGGCGTTTTGGGAAGGCATCGACGGCAAGTCATTCAACGATGGCCTGCTGGCCCGCTTCATCTCAATCCCCATCGGCATGACGGAGCCGCAAACGCCGTCCTGCGGGCGCTACGACTTGGTGGCAGATGGCATCAAGGCTGTGTGCGCAGCGGGGCAGGCCAAGGGCAATCTGGCGGGCGCGGTTGATGTGCCGACGCCTGCCAAGTTGGATACGGTGATCTTCTGCCGATGGATGGATGACAGGGCGAAGTATCAGAGATACAGCGATCACGCCGCAAAGGAGAGTATCCCCGGCGCACCATCGATCATCAATCGGATCTGTGAAAACGGGATGAAAATAGCGATGATCAACGCGGCTGGGCGGATGCCTGATGCGCCAATCATCACCGACGATGACTATGATCTAGGCATCGCCGTGGCCCATTGGTCCGCTATCTCAATGATGTGCGATATCGCCAAATACTACGTTGAAAACGCCTCGCACAAGAACCTCAAGCGCGTCCTTGAGTTCATCATGCAGGGTGGTGCAAAGGGGCGTAGCAAGTCGGAAATCACACGCGCCATGCAGGGCGTCTTTGTGAACAAGACGGAAGGCGACAACATCATATCCGCCCTCAAGGCCGCAGAGCAGGTGGTGGAGGTAGCCCGCCAGACGCAAACCAAGCCCGTGACAGCCTACGTTGCTGCGGAGTTCGTAAGGCCGGATTAA
- a CDS encoding ATP-binding protein yields MALSLQNLVRKTSDKPPRIIIYGRGKMGKTTLASEFPDPIFIQTEEGEGNIEVTTFAQEPLKKYAEIEEAIELLLMQDHDFKTVVIDSLTQLEPIIWSEVCRKNNWNSIEDAGYGKGYIEADTVWRHFLDGLEELRRKGMTIVMIAHEQVEQFSDPERDDYSRYKIRLHKRAEAMVRERADVVGFLNMVVNIDKTKQGFGKEVVKAKGSGQRTLHLAPKPTFEAGNRYEMPPFVLVNPGEGYAAIAGYLPGQSVKKQQQAA; encoded by the coding sequence ATGGCTCTTTCGCTTCAAAATCTGGTCCGCAAGACATCGGACAAGCCGCCCCGGATCATCATCTACGGGCGGGGCAAGATGGGAAAAACCACACTTGCCAGCGAGTTTCCCGACCCGATCTTCATCCAGACGGAAGAGGGCGAGGGCAACATCGAGGTGACAACATTCGCCCAGGAACCGCTCAAGAAGTATGCCGAAATCGAAGAGGCAATCGAACTCCTGCTCATGCAGGATCATGACTTCAAGACCGTCGTAATCGACAGCCTCACGCAGCTTGAGCCGATCATCTGGTCGGAAGTGTGCCGCAAGAACAACTGGAACAGCATCGAGGATGCGGGCTACGGCAAGGGCTACATCGAGGCCGATACCGTTTGGCGGCACTTTCTGGACGGGCTGGAAGAACTTCGCCGCAAGGGCATGACAATCGTCATGATTGCCCATGAGCAAGTCGAGCAATTCAGCGATCCAGAGCGCGACGATTACAGCCGCTACAAGATCCGCCTGCACAAGCGGGCTGAGGCGATGGTGCGGGAACGGGCCGATGTGGTCGGCTTCCTCAACATGGTCGTCAACATCGACAAGACAAAGCAGGGCTTCGGCAAGGAAGTCGTGAAGGCGAAAGGGTCGGGCCAGCGGACGCTGCACCTCGCGCCCAAGCCGACCTTCGAGGCTGGCAACCGTTACGAAATGCCGCCTTTTGTGCTTGTCAATCCCGGCGAGGGCTACGCGGCGATTGCCGGGTATCTGCCGGGGCAGAGTGTGAAGAAGCAGCAGCAAGCAGCGTGA
- a CDS encoding DUF1902 domain-containing protein gives MEEAMAKELQVLAEWDDEACVWVASSPDVYGLNVEAETLEQLSVKVAGALQDLFELNGPKMTGPVGVAIHADKRIQVTVAA, from the coding sequence ATGGAGGAAGCCATGGCGAAAGAGTTGCAGGTTCTGGCGGAATGGGATGACGAGGCATGCGTGTGGGTTGCGTCTAGCCCCGATGTGTATGGCTTGAACGTAGAGGCGGAAACCCTTGAGCAACTCAGCGTCAAGGTTGCCGGGGCGCTGCAAGACCTATTCGAGTTGAACGGCCCCAAGATGACAGGCCCCGTTGGCGTGGCCATCCATGCAGACAAGCGCATTCAGGTGACGGTTGCCGCCTGA
- a CDS encoding DEAD/DEAH box helicase, translating into MKLRDYQEEAVASIFKHFEDHTTNPLVVAPTGAGKSAIIADFVRQACTIYPATRILIVTHVKELIAQNHAQLLRFWPQAPAGIYSAGLGLKQGSRQIVVAGVQSIARKIREFKPFDLVIVDEAHLIPRSDNTLYGKLFAGLKASNPAIKIIGLTATPYRLDSGRLDRGEGAMFGRICYDIPVGMLVERGYLSPLVSKRPGMTFDLKGIRTKMGDWSEKDMAARFNTDEVTEAAVTEIVTLGADRASWLLFCISVEHAEAVRDSLRSKGISCETVTGATPAQERARALDAYKAGRVRALTSVGVLTTGFDAPRTDLLAFLRPTQSTGLYIQMAGRGMRTHPDKTDCLVLDFAGNVARHGPVDGITAPEEKRKGEGEAPTKFCPECAEILLIAARECPCCGFLFPEPEKKIERTATTEAIMNLTAEEVWHPVTDFDVARHKKDGSPDSLRLEYLINGQVIREWVCIEHTGFPRQKAVRWWEMNATGRAPDTVTEALDRRADIRRPAEAVLIREGKYHRIKRMRFGENNWERVAAE; encoded by the coding sequence ATGAAACTCCGCGACTATCAAGAAGAGGCCGTCGCCTCGATCTTCAAGCACTTTGAAGATCACACCACAAATCCCCTTGTCGTCGCCCCCACGGGGGCGGGCAAGTCCGCGATCATCGCCGATTTTGTTCGGCAGGCCTGCACAATCTATCCGGCCACGCGCATCCTGATCGTGACCCACGTGAAGGAGCTTATCGCGCAGAACCATGCGCAACTGCTGCGCTTCTGGCCACAAGCCCCGGCTGGCATCTACTCCGCAGGGCTTGGCCTAAAACAGGGGTCGCGTCAGATCGTCGTGGCAGGCGTTCAATCCATCGCCCGCAAGATCAGGGAATTCAAACCCTTTGATCTGGTGATCGTGGATGAGGCGCACCTGATCCCGAGATCCGACAATACGCTCTATGGCAAGCTGTTTGCTGGCCTCAAAGCATCCAACCCTGCGATCAAGATCATCGGTCTGACCGCCACGCCTTACCGCCTGGACAGCGGGCGGCTGGACCGTGGCGAGGGCGCGATGTTCGGGCGCATCTGCTACGATATCCCCGTCGGCATGCTGGTGGAGCGCGGATACCTATCCCCGCTGGTCAGCAAGCGCCCCGGCATGACCTTTGACCTCAAAGGCATCCGGACGAAGATGGGCGATTGGTCCGAAAAGGACATGGCCGCGCGCTTCAACACCGATGAGGTGACAGAGGCGGCGGTGACAGAGATTGTCACCCTCGGAGCCGACCGCGCCTCTTGGCTGCTGTTCTGCATCTCTGTTGAGCATGCCGAGGCCGTGCGCGACAGCCTGCGGTCAAAGGGCATCAGCTGCGAAACCGTGACGGGGGCAACCCCGGCGCAAGAACGGGCGCGGGCGCTAGATGCTTACAAGGCGGGCAGGGTTAGGGCGCTTACATCCGTTGGGGTTCTGACAACAGGCTTTGACGCGCCGCGCACCGATCTTCTGGCCTTCCTGCGACCGACGCAATCCACGGGCCTTTATATCCAGATGGCGGGTCGCGGCATGCGGACCCATCCCGACAAGACGGACTGTCTTGTTCTGGACTTCGCGGGCAACGTCGCGCGCCACGGTCCCGTGGATGGCATCACGGCACCGGAGGAAAAGCGGAAAGGCGAGGGTGAAGCACCGACCAAGTTCTGCCCGGAATGCGCGGAAATCCTGCTTATCGCGGCGCGCGAATGTCCCTGCTGCGGCTTCCTATTCCCCGAGCCGGAAAAGAAGATTGAGCGCACGGCAACCACTGAGGCGATCATGAATTTGACCGCCGAAGAGGTGTGGCATCCCGTGACCGACTTCGACGTGGCCCGTCACAAAAAGGACGGATCACCAGACAGTCTGCGTCTTGAATACCTGATCAACGGGCAAGTGATCCGCGAATGGGTTTGCATCGAGCATACAGGCTTCCCGCGCCAAAAGGCCGTGCGCTGGTGGGAAATGAACGCCACTGGACGCGCGCCGGATACCGTGACTGAGGCGCTTGATCGGCGGGCTGATATTCGGCGTCCGGCTGAGGCGGTGCTGATCCGAGAGGGCAAATATCACCGGATCAAGCGGATGCGGTTTGGGGAAAACAACTGGGAAAGGGTGGCGGCGGAATGA
- a CDS encoding DNA polymerase III subunit beta, producing the protein MKLSIETKALQSGLAIAGRVISAKAPWPILSNIKIAAQKDKITLSGCNGDTTFEADVAATVTTPGATLLPFDHLVKFIAAAKGTTVEIEASGSGYVVKSGRGRIVLAPSNLEDYPAYRPPEGQAGTLDATTLNAALKFCVAAADDSEARYYLQGVYVAERNGGLEFWGTDGHALHHTEIAEADPIGGGGILPTDAVGIVTNIADRHDTVQLLVCERGWHIITPSVRAFGKVIDGSYPDCRRVLAGFTDWREVIAGPKDELIAALSVAACGTDEGAGGTRQLVIRGKTDNPVIAFGRGARGGVMSTGRAEMDVRAKADFAGCVNSKLMQAAITGIGASDVTIQHCGAAWKVEPSQKSTTSETYAIVMSIRASDEEMADAA; encoded by the coding sequence ATGAAACTCTCCATCGAAACCAAAGCCCTGCAATCCGGCCTTGCCATCGCAGGCCGTGTGATCAGCGCCAAAGCCCCGTGGCCGATTTTGTCCAACATCAAGATTGCAGCCCAAAAGGACAAGATCACCCTGTCCGGCTGCAACGGCGATACGACATTCGAGGCGGACGTCGCGGCAACCGTCACAACGCCGGGGGCAACGCTTCTGCCCTTCGATCATCTGGTCAAATTCATCGCTGCCGCCAAAGGCACAACAGTTGAAATCGAGGCGTCCGGCAGCGGCTATGTTGTCAAATCGGGGCGCGGGCGCATCGTGCTGGCTCCGTCCAATCTGGAAGATTATCCGGCATATCGTCCGCCAGAAGGTCAGGCCGGAACGCTGGACGCCACGACCCTAAACGCCGCTCTCAAGTTCTGCGTTGCCGCAGCTGACGACAGCGAGGCGCGATACTACCTGCAAGGTGTCTATGTGGCCGAGCGGAATGGTGGCCTGGAGTTTTGGGGAACCGACGGCCACGCACTGCACCACACCGAAATCGCGGAAGCCGATCCGATTGGCGGTGGCGGCATCCTCCCGACCGATGCCGTGGGGATCGTCACTAATATCGCCGACCGCCATGACACTGTGCAGCTTTTGGTCTGTGAGAGGGGTTGGCACATCATCACTCCGTCCGTCCGGGCTTTCGGAAAGGTAATTGACGGCTCCTATCCAGACTGCCGCCGCGTCTTGGCGGGATTTACGGATTGGCGCGAAGTCATCGCTGGGCCCAAGGATGAGCTTATCGCCGCCCTGTCCGTTGCCGCCTGCGGTACCGACGAAGGGGCTGGCGGGACGCGCCAACTGGTGATCCGGGGCAAGACGGACAACCCCGTCATTGCCTTCGGTCGCGGGGCGCGAGGCGGGGTTATGTCGACTGGGCGCGCCGAAATGGACGTTCGGGCAAAGGCGGACTTTGCAGGCTGTGTCAATTCCAAGCTGATGCAAGCCGCGATCACCGGGATTGGTGCGTCCGACGTGACGATCCAGCACTGTGGCGCGGCTTGGAAGGTCGAGCCGTCGCAGAAATCCACCACCTCAGAAACCTACGCCATCGTCATGTCTATCCGGGCATCTGATGAGGAGATGGCCGATGCAGCTTGA
- a CDS encoding tyrosine-type recombinase/integrase, whose translation MRRGIRTPMKLPRVHRVIKNGKEHRYHRRTRKPLPNGIPEDDPAFVAAWLAEEQKAPQKRSRVAPDTVAAGCEAYLASRSYSDLKPAYRAIIRRHADKISEQGAKAKLAHLQGKHIEADLEPLSPAVASSRLKAWRKLCDFWRRTGATVGDVSHGVKRKRLDRTGGHQPWTDADIAAFRAHWHIGTPERAAMEILQWSGARCVDAIRLGPQMVGADGVLTFTQQKTGKPAYVPWTCQAFGLEHQRADLEACIKNTRALVYMLTAYGQPRTQKGFSQWFAAAARKAGLTGKTAHGLRKYRMHKLAEAGLSVTIMQAWVGHVTLDEVQEYTDRVNRQAIIAGTANGKPRLMGA comes from the coding sequence ATGCGACGGGGCATTCGGACGCCGATGAAACTGCCGCGCGTCCATAGGGTCATCAAGAACGGGAAAGAACACCGCTACCACAGGCGCACCCGCAAGCCCCTGCCAAACGGCATTCCCGAAGATGATCCGGCATTTGTTGCGGCATGGCTGGCCGAGGAACAGAAGGCCCCACAGAAGCGGTCTAGGGTCGCGCCTGACACGGTTGCAGCCGGATGCGAGGCTTACCTTGCATCGCGGTCTTACAGCGACCTAAAGCCCGCCTATCGCGCTATCATCCGTCGCCATGCGGACAAGATCAGCGAACAGGGGGCAAAGGCCAAACTTGCCCACCTTCAAGGCAAGCACATCGAAGCCGATCTAGAGCCGCTATCGCCAGCCGTGGCGTCATCCCGGCTAAAGGCGTGGCGCAAGCTATGCGACTTCTGGCGGCGCACCGGGGCGACGGTTGGCGACGTGTCGCACGGCGTGAAACGCAAGCGCCTCGACCGCACGGGCGGCCATCAGCCCTGGACGGATGCCGACATCGCCGCCTTCCGCGCGCATTGGCACATCGGAACGCCAGAACGTGCCGCTATGGAAATTCTGCAATGGTCAGGGGCGAGGTGCGTCGATGCTATCCGGCTAGGCCCGCAAATGGTCGGGGCTGACGGGGTGCTGACGTTCACGCAGCAAAAGACGGGCAAGCCCGCCTATGTGCCGTGGACATGCCAAGCCTTCGGCCTAGAGCATCAACGCGCCGATCTAGAAGCCTGCATCAAGAATACGCGGGCCTTGGTCTACATGCTGACGGCATACGGCCAGCCGAGAACGCAGAAAGGCTTTAGCCAGTGGTTCGCCGCTGCCGCACGCAAGGCTGGACTGACGGGCAAGACAGCCCACGGACTTCGCAAGTATCGGATGCACAAGCTGGCCGAAGCGGGGCTTTCCGTGACGATCATGCAGGCTTGGGTGGGGCATGTGACGCTAGACGAGGTGCAGGAATATACCGACCGCGTGAATCGTCAGGCGATCATAGCGGGAACGGCCAACGGTAAACCAAGATTGATGGGGGCGTAA
- a CDS encoding bZIP transcription factor, translating to MTPTEQAARWLADVPRHSGYDIMWQQDGHPGKPTPDGKWIPYADALAAIARHIAPGDDLVGRHADRERNLLLNTALSDLDSIINYHNPEVDTSLNNLVWDRLDKLAVAIEARAAARLSALTADRDQGAQDYCKLMDRHDDLHNENARLRARIAALTATVAEVTQERNGLLTTWAESRERHLAAEAENATLRGILATIVSRCDTAKQQCNDGEPVSAFNLASAILGQIGSFRAAIADGGSNG from the coding sequence ATGACCCCCACCGAACAAGCCGCCCGCTGGCTGGCTGACGTGCCGCGTCATAGCGGCTATGACATCATGTGGCAGCAAGACGGGCATCCCGGAAAGCCTACGCCTGACGGGAAGTGGATACCCTATGCCGACGCCCTCGCCGCCATAGCCCGCCACATCGCGCCGGGGGATGATCTGGTGGGACGCCACGCGGATAGAGAACGGAACCTTCTGCTGAATACAGCGCTGTCCGATTTGGACAGTATAATTAACTACCACAATCCAGAAGTTGATACGTCTCTCAACAATCTTGTTTGGGATCGGCTAGACAAGCTGGCTGTTGCTATTGAGGCGAGAGCCGCCGCCCGCCTGTCTGCCCTCACGGCGGACCGTGATCAGGGGGCGCAAGATTATTGCAAACTCATGGATCGCCATGACGACCTTCACAACGAAAACGCCCGCCTGCGCGCCCGCATCGCGGCGCTGACCGCGACGGTGGCGGAGGTGACGCAGGAGCGGAACGGGCTGTTGACAACATGGGCAGAAAGCCGCGAACGCCACCTTGCCGCCGAGGCCGAAAACGCCACCCTGCGCGGCATTCTGGCGACGATAGTGTCACGCTGCGACACAGCAAAACAGCAATGCAATGACGGTGAGCCGGTAAGCGCATTCAACTTGGCAAGCGCCATTTTGGGCCAGATCGGAAGTTTCCGCGCCGCCATCGCCGATGGAGGCAGCAATGGGTGA
- a CDS encoding type II toxin-antitoxin system HicA family toxin, whose amino-acid sequence MASFYRELVEILRRAGCHYVRPGRGDHEIWYSPITKQNFTVDHGSKSKHTANGSLRDAGLPKHF is encoded by the coding sequence ATGGCCAGCTTCTATCGTGAGCTGGTAGAGATATTACGTCGCGCCGGATGCCACTACGTTAGGCCAGGAAGGGGCGATCATGAGATATGGTATAGCCCCATCACAAAGCAGAACTTCACCGTAGACCACGGCAGCAAGTCCAAGCACACCGCCAACGGTTCACTGCGTGACGCTGGGCTTCCCAAACACTTCTGA
- a CDS encoding DUF669 domain-containing protein, with protein sequence MVDFGGTYDASNGETMETRDALPAGEYIASIVKSERKDAKTAGNAYVNVEFEVMEGQAAGRRFWTMLNLWNSNQQAVEIAQRELNSICHAVGKLRVSSSEELHGIPMRVTLGQKTDSYGTKNTVKGYAPMNGAGGQSQQQQQSSGGSSAPWGRRSA encoded by the coding sequence ATGGTTGATTTTGGTGGAACTTACGACGCCAGCAATGGCGAAACGATGGAAACGCGGGACGCTCTTCCCGCTGGCGAATACATCGCCTCCATCGTGAAGAGCGAAAGAAAAGACGCAAAGACGGCAGGCAATGCCTACGTCAATGTCGAGTTTGAGGTGATGGAAGGGCAGGCGGCGGGCCGTCGGTTCTGGACCATGCTGAACCTCTGGAACAGCAATCAGCAGGCGGTGGAAATCGCACAGCGCGAACTCAACTCGATCTGTCATGCCGTGGGTAAGCTTCGGGTTTCTTCTTCGGAAGAACTGCACGGAATCCCGATGCGCGTCACCTTGGGCCAGAAAACCGACAGCTACGGCACCAAGAACACGGTCAAGGGCTACGCGCCGATGAATGGGGCTGGGGGTCAAAGCCAGCAGCAGCAGCAATCCAGCGGCGGCAGTTCTGCGCCGTGGGGCCGTCGTAGCGCCTGA
- a CDS encoding YfbR-like 5'-deoxynucleotidase, with amino-acid sequence MNLAQGNLLAIFHAGLVHRWHRSPFLAHTVDRLDGHQGRVARIILMLHPSPSRALIFHALTHDDGESATGDVPSPAKKANPILRRELEIMEDERRAELWGADDPLSQSDQLWFHFADKLDAFMWAKHHRAPMDGDGWPEAREWLALCAVEFGREREVLPLLGICSGKPFEVAA; translated from the coding sequence ATGAACCTCGCACAAGGAAACCTCTTGGCCATCTTCCATGCTGGCCTTGTCCATCGCTGGCACCGCAGCCCGTTCCTTGCCCATACCGTTGATCGACTGGACGGGCATCAAGGCCGTGTAGCCCGCATCATCCTCATGCTGCACCCGTCGCCATCAAGGGCGCTGATCTTCCATGCCTTGACCCATGATGACGGGGAGAGCGCGACCGGGGACGTGCCGTCTCCAGCCAAGAAAGCCAATCCGATCCTTCGTCGCGAGTTGGAAATCATGGAGGATGAGCGGCGGGCAGAGTTGTGGGGCGCGGATGACCCGCTTTCCCAGTCAGATCAGCTTTGGTTCCACTTCGCCGACAAGCTGGACGCCTTCATGTGGGCCAAGCATCACCGCGCCCCGATGGACGGCGACGGCTGGCCAGAAGCGCGCGAATGGCTTGCCCTGTGCGCTGTCGAGTTCGGCCGGGAGCGTGAAGTCCTGCCCCTACTCGGAATTTGTTCCGGAAAACCTTTTGAGGTGGCCGCATGA
- a CDS encoding DNA-binding protein, translating to MTKHITFAPRLLPTPDAAAYLGVSATKLRDLPIPRKVLDGKRLYDRLDLDAYASTLPTEGEGNNTCDGAFGRR from the coding sequence ATGACTAAGCACATCACATTCGCCCCGCGCCTTCTGCCGACGCCGGATGCAGCCGCTTACCTTGGCGTGTCCGCAACGAAACTGCGCGACTTGCCGATCCCGCGAAAGGTGCTGGACGGAAAACGGCTTTACGACCGCCTAGACCTTGATGCTTATGCTTCCACCTTGCCAACCGAAGGCGAGGGGAACAACACATGCGACGGGGCATTCGGACGCCGATGA
- a CDS encoding GNAT family N-acetyltransferase, which produces MDVTITEESPVGSDLRLLFERHTADMHADTPPESIHMMDASELATPAVRFFVMRDVGMPVGMGAFKRIDDTHAEIKSMHVLTEVRGRGLSRRMLDHLIAEARVMGYRRLSLETGVQPTFVAARALYAKAGFVDCPPFEGYWDDPNSVFLTLTL; this is translated from the coding sequence ATGGATGTGACGATCACCGAGGAAAGCCCGGTCGGTTCCGACCTGCGGCTGCTGTTTGAACGGCATACGGCGGATATGCATGCCGATACGCCGCCTGAATCGATTCACATGATGGATGCGTCGGAACTGGCCACCCCGGCGGTGCGGTTCTTTGTGATGCGCGATGTGGGGATGCCGGTGGGCATGGGCGCGTTCAAGCGGATCGACGATACCCATGCCGAAATCAAATCGATGCATGTGCTGACCGAGGTGCGGGGGCGGGGCTTGTCGCGCCGGATGCTGGACCACCTGATCGCCGAGGCGCGGGTGATGGGCTATCGGCGGCTGAGCCTTGAGACCGGGGTGCAGCCCACCTTTGTGGCGGCGCGGGCGCTTTATGCCAAGGCGGGGTTCGTGGACTGCCCGCCGTTCGAGGGCTATTGGGATGATCCCAATTCGGTGTTCCTGACGCTGACGCTTTGA
- a CDS encoding helix-turn-helix transcriptional regulator, translating to MTKLRTFLSQSGTTQAELAKEVGVSRPYMSELVGGTKIPSLENAVAIERATNGAVPASSWINSQRASPNG from the coding sequence ATGACAAAACTTCGCACCTTCCTTTCCCAAAGCGGCACAACTCAGGCGGAACTCGCCAAAGAGGTTGGTGTTTCGCGTCCCTACATGAGTGAACTCGTGGGCGGCACGAAAATCCCATCTTTGGAGAACGCCGTAGCCATCGAACGCGCCACCAACGGCGCGGTTCCAGCTTCTTCTTGGATCAACTCGCAAAGGGCCTCCCCCAATGGCTAA
- a CDS encoding helix-turn-helix transcriptional regulator, whose translation MALILRQLRKDRKWTLDDLAERSGVSKPFLSQIETGARSYTAKTIRQIADAFGLGVADLFDDATEKRSAVMGQLDEAVEQLDEAHQRQVVEYALFLVKQSQGETQS comes from the coding sequence ATGGCCCTGATCCTTCGCCAGCTACGCAAAGACCGCAAATGGACGCTTGACGATCTGGCCGAACGGTCAGGCGTGTCTAAGCCGTTCCTGTCGCAGATTGAGACGGGCGCGCGAAGCTACACCGCAAAGACGATCCGCCAGATAGCGGATGCCTTTGGGCTTGGCGTAGCGGACCTGTTCGATGATGCTACGGAAAAGCGCAGTGCCGTTATGGGCCAGCTTGACGAGGCTGTTGAGCAACTGGATGAGGCTCACCAGCGCCAGGTTGTTGAGTATGCCCTGTTCCTTGTGAAGCAGTCGCAAGGCGAGACGCAAAGCTGA